A window of Pseudomonas guangdongensis contains these coding sequences:
- a CDS encoding helix-turn-helix transcriptional regulator → MARTTRTAHQQPEQVAAPTSTQPRRFIKQAAVRGHTTLSTSEIYRRIAAGTFPAPIKLGPKSVAWIESEVLAWCEARIAESRGEAA, encoded by the coding sequence ATGGCACGCACCACCCGCACCGCCCACCAACAGCCCGAGCAGGTAGCAGCCCCCACCAGCACCCAGCCGCGCCGCTTCATCAAGCAGGCCGCGGTTCGAGGCCATACCACTCTGAGCACGTCCGAGATTTACCGTCGCATCGCTGCCGGCACCTTCCCCGCGCCGATCAAACTTGGCCCGAAGTCCGTCGCCTGGATTGAGTCAGAGGTGCTGGCCTGGTGCGAGGCCCGCATTGCCGAAAGCCGTGGGGAGGCTGCCTAA